The DNA region CGGTCAGAGGAAGCCGGGCGTGCTCCTCCTTCACGGCCTGGACGGCGTGCCACACCTCGTCCGTGACGATGCGCAGATCCGGCACCTCCACCACCGTCCATTTTTCCGGCGGGTTCAGGCGCGGGACGCGCTTACCTGTCTCCGGGTCCTTGACGAACGTCTGCCGGTTATAGACCAGCCTCCCGATATACAGGGCGTTCCAGAGGATGCCGTTCCCCCGTGCCTTGTTCCCGTTGATGGCGCTGGCGAGCCACGCCTTGCCGGTCGGCGACGGTATGCCCTCGCGGTTGAGGTCGGACACGATGGACCGCGGCCCCCTGCCGGCGGCGTACTCCCGGAAGATGCGGCGCACCACCTCCGCCTGTGCCTCGTTGATGACGCGCTTCCCGCGGATCGGCTCGCCCTTCGCGTCGAACTCGCGCACGACCTCGTAGCCGTAGGAGAGGCCGCCGGCCATCTCCCCCTGTAGCGCCCTTCCCTGCTGGCCGCGTCGCACCTTCTGCGCCAGATCGCGGAGGAAGAGGGCGTTCATCGTGCCCTTGAGGCCGACGTGCAACTCGCTGATGGCGCCTTCCGAGACGGTGATAAGCTGGACGCCAGCGAACGACAGGCGCTTGTGAATGCCGGCGATGTCTTCTTGGTCGCGCGACAGGCGGTCCAGGGCTTCCGCCACGATGGCGTCGCACAGCCCGGCGCGGGCGTCTTCAAGCAGCCGCATCGCGTTGGGGCGGGATTTCAGGTGCGCGCCACTGATGGCGTAATCGGCGTAGACCTCCACCACCGAGCCGCCGAGTCGGGCGGCATGCTCCCGGCACAGCCGGATCTGATCGTCGATGCTCCGCTCGTGCTGGTTCTCGCTGCTGTACCGAGCGTAGATCGCGATCCGCATGTCTAACTCCGTTGCGCCTGTGCGCGAGCCTGCTGGGCTGCCTCGTGGTCACGGCGCGCCAGCTTGCGCGCCAATATCCGGATGAGGCCGTTGATCGTTTCTTGCACCACCGCCTCCGGATCGGTTGCGGCGCTGGTCGAAGTGGGGATGTGGGCCATGCTTTGCGCTCCCGTGATGATGCTCACGGGGGCGACGATAAGTTTTGCTTAGCGCTGCGTCAACACTGCTTAGCAACGCTTAGCGATCCGCTTAGCGTTGATCGCGTCGATCACGCGCCGCCAAGGAGCTCCGGGTGCCGGCGGTAAACCCGGAGCACCGTCTCCATATTCGTCAGCTTTTCATGGCCCGTCCGCGCGCCCGTGGCAGCGTCGGTATAGACGGCCCTGACCACCTCCGTGATGGTCCAAGTGGGGGCGATCCCCATCTCGCGGCACAGATCGGTCACGGCGCGCTGGCATTCCATCAAAAAATTTGTGTCCAGCGCTTCGTCTTCGCCGCTGCCCACCAAAGTAACGCCAACACCTTCAGGGATGCTGTATTCGGGTTCATCAACGACTCGCACGCCTTCCATAAGCCACCGCAAAGACACGCCTCCCAGCCGCGCAATATCACGCATCAGCGCAGGCTTTGGGTGTGTGCGGTTTGCTTCCCATTGGGCAACGGAAGGCCCAGTAACACCAAGAGACTTCCCAAAAGCTACTTGGGAAAGTTCCATCTTTTCGCGAAGTTGCTTGATGCGAGAACCGACAGTCATTTGAGCCACCACTAAGAAACGCTTAGTTAAGCTAAGTCGTGGAGGGCTTGACGTCAATGCTAAGTTTCGCTTAGCGTGGCGTGCATGAAAGACGAAGCACTTAGTATGGCAATAAGCAAAGCGGGCGGCGTGACGCGGCTCGCGGAAGCTCTCGGGATCACCACCGAGGCCGTCTACCAATGGGAGCGGTGCCCACAGCGGCGAGTGCTCGCTGTGGTCGCTGCGACCGGTGGAAAGGTGAAAGCCTACCAACTGCGGCCGGACCTGTACCCGGCCCCGGCCCCGCGCAAGCGCCGGGCGCCGCTCGACACCCCCAAACAGCAAAGCGCCCAGCCGTAGCAGCGGCCGGGCGCTTCCCCTGAATGCAGCGGTAGCAGCCGCTGGCATCAACTAACGCATGGGACGGAAATCCATGGTGTCTAAACACTCTACCACAGCAGGGACGGAGGGCAAGCCGCTCGTCCAGCCCTGTGGGGGCACCCCGACGGGGGCACCCGAGGGGTTGGCGGCAATGTGCGACGAGTTCGCCGCCGCCAACCTGACCGACTCGCCGCGGATCACCACCGCGGCCACGCTCGCCACCATGGCGCGCATTCTGACCGAGCGGGGCTGGATCGCCCCGTCGACCACCGAATATGAACCGGGCTGCGCCCCCTGGTGGACACCTGGGTCTGTGGTGCCGGTCAGCATCCACGGGGCCTATGAGCTGGCCTTGCGCGAGTTGCACGGCGCCGACGCTCTGCCGCTGGCTGCCTACGGCCAGCAGGCGGCGCTCCACTGCATCTCCTGCGCCGCCGGCGAGCCGATCATCATGTGGGAGTGCGTGCCGAAGCGCGCCGCCTATGAGCTGACGAAGCTGATGGGCCAAGCCCAGCAGGTGGCGGCCGGCGAGCCGATGGACGGCATGAAGCCTCTGTCCCACGGACTGCATCTGCGCTCGGTCAAGCGGCGCCTGGACCTTGATATCTGGAACAAGGTGGTCAGCCTCGACGGCCAGCCCATCGGCACGGTGTCCATGGAGGTGGGGCAGACCCGCAAGCGCGGCTTCAATACCGCGATGCGCTACTACGGCGTCACCGTCGAGGTGGAAGGCGAGAAGCTGGAGGTGGAGGGGACGGATTACACCTCCACGCGCCACTGGCTCGGGGTGAAGGTTCTGGGCGCGATCCGTGCCGCCCTGCATCGGAAGGGGCGCTAACCATGGCCCCTCAACGACGTTACCCCCTCAACGACGTTACCCCGTTCGACCTGACCGAGTTCGACGCCGCCGCCGCTCGCATTCTCGGCGCTGGCGGGGTGACCCCGGACATTGCCGGCCCGGTTGCCGCGCTGATGGAGGTCACCGAACGCTGCGGCGACATCAAGCCCGAGCGGATCATCAACGTGGTTCTGCTGACGGCCTATGTGCTGGGCATGTCCGCGCTGGAGAACGCCCACCGGCTGGAGGCGCTGCAACTCACGCAGAAGATCGCCGATGGCATGGGCAAGGTGCTCGCCGAGCTGAACCGGGCCGCCTCCGGCAACATGGGGGGCGGCAGAGCATGAGCCTCCCGGCCCAGATCATGGCGGAGTTTGCCGCCGCCGAGGCCCGTACGCTGGCCGCCCGCTTCATGACCACCACGCCCCGCACCGTCGGTGACGTGGCGGCCGAGATGATGCGGCTGCTCGGGCACAAGCCCCGGAAGTGTGCGTCCGGCCTGATCTGGTCCGACGTGCTCGCGCTGGTGGCTACGCTTGCCGCCGAGTCGCCCACCTATGCCGCCGCACTGCGCCGCGCTGTAGCCGCCGCAGAACAGGCCGCCCTCCCCCCCGAAGAAACCGCGCCCGCCGCGCTGGCCGCAAACAGCGGGCGCCGCTGACCCTGGAGACCGACTCCATGTCGACCATGATGCTGCCCCTCCCCGAGGGGCTGACCCCCGAAGACGTTACCGCGCTGCAATCCGTGGCCGCCGAAGTGGCTCGCCAGCGGAAGGCCGAGCAGTTCTGCGCCTCCCATGACGATCACCACATCGACGGCTCTCTGGCCGCCGCCGGTGGCTGCTACCTGCTCCACGCGGGCGCCACCAAGGAAGGGCGCGACCTCTACCCGGTCGGCACGCCGTGCAACCTGTGGCCCTGGGCTGACCCGTGGTGGAAGCCGCGGACCCCGCAGCGTGACGCGGTGCGTGGCGCGGCGCTCGGAGTCGCCGAAATCTCCCGCCGCCTCCGGGCCGGCGAGAAGGTGGAGGGCTGACCCGATGATTGTTGAAGGAAATTGCTCCTGCTGCGGCGAGGCCGCCCTGCTCGATCCGCGCATCGGCGTCTGCGACGACTGCCAGGGCCGCGAGGCGGAAGAGGCGTCGACCTCGTTCATGCTCGCCGAACTGGCGGCCACCTCCCCCGCCCTGTCCATGGCGCTCGGCGCCTCGCGGGAGGGCTGATCGTGAGCATGGATTTTCGCGAGATCCGGCATTTTCATGTCTGCTGCGGCATCGGCGGCGGTGTGAAGGGGTTCAACCGGGGCGGTGCCCGCGTGGGCAACATGGTGGCCGCGCCGCGGTGCATCGGCGGTGTCGATGTCGATCCGGTGGCCCTTGCCAGCCTGGAAATGGTGACCGGCACCAAGGGCACGCTGCTCGATCTGTTCGACCGAGGGCAGTACGTCGCCTTCCATGGCCAGGAGCCGCCGGCCGGCTGGCGTGAGGCGACCGGCGAGGACTTCCGCCGGGCTGCCGGCGGCGAGCGCCCACACGTCGTCTTCATGTCGACGCCGTGCAAGGGCAACAGCGGCCTGATCAGCACGAAGACCAGCGAGGCGCCCAAGTACGTGGCTCTCAACGAGCTGGCTCTCCGCGCGGTCTTCCTGACCATGGAGGCTTGGGCGGACGATCCGCCCGAGATACTGCTGTTCGAGAACGTGCCGCGCATCGCGCAGCGGTCCCGCCGGCTGCTGGACCGGATCGGCGGGATGCTCCGGGCCTATGGCTATGCCATTGCGGAGACCGCGCACGACTGCGGAGAAATTGGCGGGTTGGCCCAGAGCCGCAAGCGCTTCCTCATGGTCGCCCGGCACATCGCCAAGGTACCGCCCTTCCTCTATGAACCACCGAAGCGCCCGCTCCGCAGCGTGGGCGAGGTGTTGGAGCGCCTGCCGCTGCCGGGCGATCAGCTGGGCGGGCCGATGCACCGCGTCCCACGCCTCCAGATGAAGACCTGGATACGGCTGGCGTTCGTGGAGGCCGGGTCCGACTGGCGCTCGCTGAACAAGCTGAACGTCGCAAATGGGGTGCTGACCGATTACGGCCTCGTGCCGGAACACCCGCTTCGCGGTGGCGCCCTCGGCGTCTGCCAGTGGGGTGAGGCGACGGGAACGGTGGCTGGTGAGTCTCTGCCCTCCAACGGCAAGTTCACCGTGGCGGACGTCCGGACGTTCAGCGCCTGCCACAACGGCATCCTCGGCGTGAACGCCTGGGGCGATACCCCTGGCACCGTCACCGGCAATGCGCGCCCGATGACCGGCTCCTTCAGCGTCGCCGATCCTCGCATGCGCCAGGGGCATGCCGATTACCAGCAGTATGGCGTCCGCCGGTGGGGTCAGTCGACCGGTTCCGTCATCAATGTCAAGGCGCCGGGCCAGGGCGGGTTCTCGATTGCCGACCCCCGCTATGGGGACAAGCCTCGGTTCGCGAATGTCTACCGGGTGGTCAGCACGCGCGAGGCTGCTCCCACCATATCCGCCGGCCAAGGTCCGACCTCTGGCGGGTTGGCTGTGGCCGACCCGCGCTGCTCCTGGAATCCGCGCGCTCATACCAGCAAGCTGCGGGTGATTGGGTACGACCAGACCTCTCTGACCATCACCGGTAGTTCGTCCTCCAGCCACGGCTTTACCTCGGGCGCTTTGGCGGTCGCCGACCCGCGACCGGAGGCTTTCCGCGACGGTCGCGAAAGCTATGTGACGGGCGGTCACTATGGCGTGCTGAACATGCGGGATACCGCTGGCGCCGTGACCGGCTCCGGCCAGCACGACAACGGGCGCTGGTCCGTCGCCGATCCCCGGCCGGCCACGGGTGACGAGGCGGAGGAACTGCCCGCCCCGAACCAGCAGCTCGTCGCCGTGATCCGCGCCATGGATGGGACGTGGCATCGCCCCTTCACGACCTTGGAACTGGCGGCCCTCCAGTCGCTGGTCGACTTCGACCGGCCGGGCCTGGAGTTGGCTGGCGCCTCGGACAGCCTGTGGCGCGAGCACATCGGCAACATGGTCCCTCCCGACGCCGCACAGGCGATGATGGGCGTGATCGCCCGGACCCTGCTGTTGGCCTGGGCCGGCGAGAGCTTCCTGCTCAGTTCCGATCCGATCTGGGTCCAGCCCGTCACCGTGGCGCTGGCCGTCGACACCTCTTGCCAGCTTCCCACCCCCCAGGCCGCGGAGTGATTCCCATGACGAGCAAGAGCACCCTGCCGGTCATCACCGACGAAATGTGCCGTACCGCCATCCAGGCCGGCAAGACCGACCGCATCCAGGGCTTCAGCTACGGCCCGGATTTCACGGCTCCGCACGTCCTCCGCGACGTCACCCGTCACCCGGAGGAGCAGGTGCTGTGGAGCGGCGCCAGCCACGACGAAATGATGGAGCGGCACGCCATCGAGCGGATGCGCCTGCAACTGGCCGCCGCGCTCGCCGCCCTTCCCTCGAACGAGGGAGCGGGGGTGGCCCATGGCTGAACGCTCCGTCATTGAATGGACCGATCACACCTGGACGCCCATCGTCGGGTGTACGGCGAAGTCCCCCGCGTGCGCCAACTGCTACGCCGCGCCCATGGCCGCCCGGTTGGAGGCTATGGGGATGGCGAAGTATGCCGGTCTCGCCACCCGCTCGGGCGGCAGGGGGAAGTGGACCGGCAAGGTGAACCTGTCGGAGGCCGATGTTCTGGCCCCGCTCAACAAGCGGCGCCCGGCGCGCTGGTTCTTGACCAGCATGGGCGATGTCTTCCACGAGGCCGTGCCCGACGAGTTCCTTGATCGCCTGTTCGCCGTGATGGCGCTGGGCAGCCGCCACACCTTCCAAGTGCTGACCAAGAGGCCAGAACGGGCAGCGCAGTACCTCAACACGCCTGACCGGGTGTGGAAGCTGTTCGGCTCCGTCCGCAAGCACATTGACGATGAATACCGTGAGGGATCGCGCTGGGAGGAGGATGAAACGCCCTTCCCCTGGCCGCTTCCGAACGTGCTGATCGGCTGCACCGCCGAAGACCAAGCACGCGCGAACGAGCGCCACCCGCACATGCTCCGGATCGCCGCCGCCGGCTGGAACACCTTCGTCAGCTACGAACCCGCTTTGGGGCTGGTGGACTGGACCGGTTGGCAGTTCCTGAAGTGGCTGATTTCTGGTGGTGAGAGCGGGCACGGTGCGCGGCCGAGCCATCCAGATTGGCACCGGGCCGCCCGCGATTTCTGCGCCGCCCATGGCATCCCGTACATGTTCAAGCAGTGGGGGGAGTGGGCGCCGCGCCGGCAAGCCGAGCGGGATGATCTGCTTGATGCGCGCCGGTCGGTCATCGTGAAACCGGATGGCGGGATCACGTCAGGGCTTATGGCCTATGGCTCCGATGCTTGGGTGCTGGATCGCCTCGGTAAGAAGGCCGCCGGCCGGCTGCTGGACGGCCAGCTTTGGGACGGGGTTCCGGTTCTGAAGGGGGGCGCGTGATGGCCTCCATTCAGCAACTGGAGGCCGAGAATGCCCGCCTCATGCGGACCTT from Azospirillum sp. B510 includes:
- a CDS encoding phage Gp37/Gp68 family protein; the protein is MAERSVIEWTDHTWTPIVGCTAKSPACANCYAAPMAARLEAMGMAKYAGLATRSGGRGKWTGKVNLSEADVLAPLNKRRPARWFLTSMGDVFHEAVPDEFLDRLFAVMALGSRHTFQVLTKRPERAAQYLNTPDRVWKLFGSVRKHIDDEYREGSRWEEDETPFPWPLPNVLIGCTAEDQARANERHPHMLRIAAAGWNTFVSYEPALGLVDWTGWQFLKWLISGGESGHGARPSHPDWHRAARDFCAAHGIPYMFKQWGEWAPRRQAERDDLLDARRSVIVKPDGGITSGLMAYGSDAWVLDRLGKKAAGRLLDGQLWDGVPVLKGGA
- a CDS encoding DNA cytosine methyltransferase; the encoded protein is MDFREIRHFHVCCGIGGGVKGFNRGGARVGNMVAAPRCIGGVDVDPVALASLEMVTGTKGTLLDLFDRGQYVAFHGQEPPAGWREATGEDFRRAAGGERPHVVFMSTPCKGNSGLISTKTSEAPKYVALNELALRAVFLTMEAWADDPPEILLFENVPRIAQRSRRLLDRIGGMLRAYGYAIAETAHDCGEIGGLAQSRKRFLMVARHIAKVPPFLYEPPKRPLRSVGEVLERLPLPGDQLGGPMHRVPRLQMKTWIRLAFVEAGSDWRSLNKLNVANGVLTDYGLVPEHPLRGGALGVCQWGEATGTVAGESLPSNGKFTVADVRTFSACHNGILGVNAWGDTPGTVTGNARPMTGSFSVADPRMRQGHADYQQYGVRRWGQSTGSVINVKAPGQGGFSIADPRYGDKPRFANVYRVVSTREAAPTISAGQGPTSGGLAVADPRCSWNPRAHTSKLRVIGYDQTSLTITGSSSSSHGFTSGALAVADPRPEAFRDGRESYVTGGHYGVLNMRDTAGAVTGSGQHDNGRWSVADPRPATGDEAEELPAPNQQLVAVIRAMDGTWHRPFTTLELAALQSLVDFDRPGLELAGASDSLWREHIGNMVPPDAAQAMMGVIARTLLLAWAGESFLLSSDPIWVQPVTVALAVDTSCQLPTPQAAE
- a CDS encoding recombinase family protein, producing MRIAIYARYSSENQHERSIDDQIRLCREHAARLGGSVVEVYADYAISGAHLKSRPNAMRLLEDARAGLCDAIVAEALDRLSRDQEDIAGIHKRLSFAGVQLITVSEGAISELHVGLKGTMNALFLRDLAQKVRRGQQGRALQGEMAGGLSYGYEVVREFDAKGEPIRGKRVINEAQAEVVRRIFREYAAGRGPRSIVSDLNREGIPSPTGKAWLASAINGNKARGNGILWNALYIGRLVYNRQTFVKDPETGKRVPRLNPPEKWTVVEVPDLRIVTDEVWHAVQAVKEEHARLPLTARPRAKHLLSGLVRCAVCGGSYVVKTQDYMGCSTHRESGAGACSNNRTVKIEALEQRVLAGIKEKLMSPASIAEFVRLYHAERQQLEAASRRKRTEATTRLADVTKQIERIVDAITEGLVTPKLKTRLAELESERVRLERDIAQCEQEDTVVTLHPSAANGYRQEVEILERALGGVESERMEAITLLRRIVDRVEVHPLNGRGKYELRLVGLIAEMLNLPRRKPGEVLQGHITVQMVAAEGFEPPTKGL
- a CDS encoding helix-turn-helix domain-containing protein, with the translated sequence MTVGSRIKQLREKMELSQVAFGKSLGVTGPSVAQWEANRTHPKPALMRDIARLGGVSLRWLMEGVRVVDEPEYSIPEGVGVTLVGSGEDEALDTNFLMECQRAVTDLCREMGIAPTWTITEVVRAVYTDAATGARTGHEKLTNMETVLRVYRRHPELLGGA
- a CDS encoding transcriptional regulator, producing the protein MAISKAGGVTRLAEALGITTEAVYQWERCPQRRVLAVVAATGGKVKAYQLRPDLYPAPAPRKRRAPLDTPKQQSAQP